From the genome of Geminocystis herdmanii PCC 6308, one region includes:
- the lexA gene encoding transcriptional repressor LexA, with product MENLTPAQKQLYEWLIQYIQTNKHSPSIREMMKAMNLRSPAPIQSRLEKMRNKGYIDWSGGQARTLKILKNYAQGLTLEGKITAGGLVEPFTDEQEKLDMGSMFNQSNCFALQVTGDSMINDHITEGDYVILRSIEEQGEAKEGDIVAVRVEGEGTTLKRIYFSGDEVVLKASNPNYEPITAPLEEVEIQGVLQGVCRLFN from the coding sequence ATGGAAAATTTAACTCCTGCACAAAAACAGTTATATGAATGGTTGATTCAATATATTCAGACAAATAAACACTCTCCTTCCATTCGGGAGATGATGAAAGCCATGAATTTACGATCGCCTGCGCCCATTCAAAGTCGTTTAGAAAAAATGCGTAATAAAGGCTATATTGATTGGTCTGGTGGACAAGCGCGCACTCTCAAAATCTTAAAAAATTATGCTCAAGGATTGACTTTAGAAGGGAAAATCACTGCTGGAGGATTAGTTGAACCTTTCACCGATGAACAAGAAAAGTTAGATATGGGTTCGATGTTTAATCAATCTAACTGTTTTGCCCTCCAAGTCACAGGAGACAGTATGATTAATGATCATATCACTGAGGGGGATTATGTGATCCTGCGATCGATCGAAGAACAAGGAGAAGCCAAGGAAGGAGACATCGTAGCCGTAAGAGTAGAAGGTGAAGGCACAACCCTCAAAAGAATTTATTTTTCAGGGGATGAAGTGGTGTTAAAAGCGTCTAACCCTAATTATGAACCCATTACTGCACCTTTGGAGGAAGTGGAAATTCAAGGAGTTTTACAGGGGGTATGTCGTCTTTTTAATTAA
- the rnhA gene encoding ribonuclease HI, translating to MSDKLPQVEIYTDGSCLNNPGPGGYGVVLLAGDNRKELSGGYVRTTNNRMEILAVIKGLQALKKPCRVNLYTDSQYVVNAISKGWAKKWQKNNWQRNAKEKAKNPDLWQILLELCEQHQVNFIWVRGHSGNRENERCDRLAFNAAQSSDLEEDSNYI from the coding sequence ATGAGTGATAAATTACCACAAGTAGAAATTTATACCGATGGTTCTTGTTTAAATAATCCCGGTCCGGGAGGTTATGGAGTAGTATTGTTAGCAGGGGATAATCGTAAAGAATTATCAGGGGGTTATGTGAGAACTACCAATAACCGTATGGAAATTTTAGCGGTGATTAAAGGATTACAAGCCCTCAAAAAACCTTGTCGAGTTAATCTTTATACCGATTCTCAATACGTCGTCAACGCCATTAGTAAAGGTTGGGCGAAAAAATGGCAAAAAAATAATTGGCAACGCAATGCTAAAGAAAAAGCGAAAAACCCTGATTTATGGCAAATATTACTAGAATTATGTGAGCAACATCAAGTTAATTTTATCTGGGTTAGGGGACATTCTGGCAACAGGGAAAATGAAAGGTGCGATCGACTGGCTTTCAATGCTGCCCAAAGTTCGGACTTAGAAGAAGATAGTAACTATATTTAA
- a CDS encoding type II toxin-antitoxin system VapC family toxin → MGYLLDTNIVSYFLKQNQKLYLKIETMRRSGQFIAISGITYYEIQRGLLKTNATKKLALFQIFCQDYPILFLDSLAIFEKASEIHADLTKRGQIIQDADILIASTAIINNLTLVSHDSDLTRVQDLSLENWLMS, encoded by the coding sequence ATGGGTTATTTATTAGATACAAATATTGTTTCATATTTTTTAAAACAAAACCAAAAATTATACTTAAAAATTGAAACTATGCGTCGTAGTGGTCAATTTATTGCTATTAGTGGGATAACTTATTATGAAATTCAAAGAGGTCTTTTAAAAACCAATGCTACTAAAAAATTGGCATTATTTCAAATATTTTGTCAAGATTATCCCATTTTATTTTTAGATAGCTTGGCGATTTTTGAAAAAGCCTCTGAAATTCACGCAGATTTGACAAAAAGAGGGCAGATAATTCAGGATGCAGATATTTTAATCGCCTCCACTGCTATTATTAATAATTTAACCCTAGTTTCCCATGATTCTGATTTAACTAGGGTTCAAGATTTATCTTTAGAAAATTGGTTAATGTCTTAA
- a CDS encoding MerR family transcriptional regulator gives MDLETLENNHQEWLLDDFVEVANQLLPLYLPQIKGNSKVTEEINPRLVRSYTSQRLMDEPIRQNRYAFYTYRHLLQLLLVKRLLSDGIGTTAINDLLTSKTNQELKNLLVGGIQINITTAHPILTETHNSSNSALDFLANLKGKRSQSTMGGNVKQENQIPSIENKDTMSALGEIYNHQNLLDRQESWTRIRILDGLELHIRDDFVYPNSIKEKESLIKLFSNILTKFFKKR, from the coding sequence ATGGACTTAGAAACTTTAGAAAACAATCATCAAGAATGGTTACTCGATGATTTTGTGGAGGTAGCTAATCAGTTATTACCTTTATATCTTCCCCAGATAAAGGGTAATAGCAAAGTGACAGAAGAAATTAACCCTCGTTTAGTACGATCGTACACCAGTCAAAGGTTGATGGATGAGCCTATTCGTCAAAATCGTTATGCTTTTTATACCTATCGTCATCTTTTACAGTTATTGTTAGTCAAGCGTTTGTTAAGCGATGGTATCGGCACAACGGCGATTAATGATTTATTAACCTCGAAAACTAATCAGGAGTTAAAAAATTTATTAGTGGGAGGTATTCAGATTAATATTACAACAGCCCATCCGATTTTAACAGAAACCCACAATTCTAGTAATTCAGCTTTGGATTTTCTCGCCAATTTAAAGGGGAAAAGAAGTCAATCAACTATGGGAGGTAACGTCAAACAAGAGAATCAAATCCCGTCGATCGAGAACAAAGATACCATGTCTGCATTAGGTGAGATTTATAATCATCAAAACTTATTAGACAGGCAAGAAAGTTGGACTCGTATCAGGATTTTAGACGGTTTAGAGTTACATATTCGGGATGATTTCGTTTATCCCAATAGTATCAAAGAGAAAGAGTCTTTAATAAAACTTTTCAGCAATATTTTAACTAAATTCTTCAAAAAGAGGTAA
- a CDS encoding vWA domain-containing protein — MTNIKPQVQFICLRDAIASDSITNLDVIVRITVPEIQTNRQRPPLNLGLVIDRSGSMQGDKIKYARQAAIYAVQQLKESDRISVTIYDDEVEVIIPSQRATQKQDMIDRIQNIYCGGCTALYDGWLEGATQVSKYLQLEHLNRVILLSDGLANEGETNPDVIGNDVNGLSKRGVSTTTMGIGDDFNEDLMQGIALSGDGNYYFIQNPDQLPNIFNAELQGIMATIGQKVSLGINPFSPVELVDVFNDLEKTEYGRYKLPNLIAGNQFDMVLRLKIPPMTESAPLVKFRLAYDDNETQSRKVSHHQLQLPVVNSAQLNSYPFNEEVKAKVAQLMASRAKEEAVRNLDRGDIQGTRERLQEAKEEMMASGVCFNMIEPEIAEMDNLLEDLEKGEGKSMRKKAQFQNYSKRRSRQ, encoded by the coding sequence ATGACCAATATTAAGCCCCAAGTGCAATTTATCTGTTTAAGAGATGCTATTGCTTCTGATAGCATAACTAATCTTGATGTGATTGTGAGAATTACTGTGCCTGAAATCCAGACTAATCGACAACGCCCTCCTCTTAATTTAGGGTTAGTAATTGATCGATCGGGTTCGATGCAAGGTGATAAAATTAAGTATGCTCGTCAAGCAGCTATCTATGCAGTACAACAATTAAAAGAATCTGACAGGATTAGTGTAACTATCTATGATGATGAGGTAGAAGTGATTATTCCCTCTCAACGGGCAACTCAGAAACAGGATATGATCGATCGAATTCAAAACATTTATTGTGGAGGTTGCACGGCGTTGTATGATGGTTGGTTAGAAGGGGCGACTCAGGTGAGTAAATATCTGCAACTTGAACATTTAAACCGTGTTATCTTGTTATCCGATGGCTTGGCGAATGAGGGAGAGACGAATCCTGATGTGATTGGGAATGATGTTAATGGCTTGAGTAAACGGGGAGTTAGCACTACGACAATGGGCATCGGGGATGATTTTAATGAGGATTTGATGCAGGGAATCGCCCTTTCTGGCGATGGTAACTATTACTTTATCCAAAATCCAGATCAGTTACCAAATATCTTCAATGCTGAGTTACAGGGGATTATGGCAACCATTGGGCAAAAAGTCAGTTTAGGGATTAATCCTTTTTCTCCTGTGGAATTGGTGGATGTGTTTAACGATTTGGAAAAAACGGAATACGGGCGTTATAAATTACCGAATCTTATTGCAGGAAATCAATTTGATATGGTATTGCGATTAAAAATTCCTCCTATGACGGAATCAGCACCTCTGGTTAAATTCCGATTAGCTTATGATGACAATGAAACCCAGTCGAGAAAGGTATCTCATCATCAATTACAGTTACCTGTGGTTAACTCCGCCCAGTTGAATAGTTATCCTTTTAATGAGGAGGTAAAGGCAAAAGTAGCTCAGTTAATGGCTTCACGGGCAAAAGAGGAGGCTGTAAGAAACCTTGATAGAGGAGATATACAGGGTACAAGAGAGCGTTTACAGGAGGCAAAAGAAGAAATGATGGCTTCTGGGGTGTGTTTTAATATGATTGAGCCAGAAATAGCGGAAATGGACAATTTATTGGAGGATTTGGAAAAGGGAGAGGGTAAATCTATGCGGAAAAAAGCTCAATTTCAGAATTATAGCAAACGCCGTAGTCGTCAATAA
- a CDS encoding J domain-containing protein — MLNETIYQEIDRISQEKGIESSLLKEFANFVILNQKTKSKNITKTKRKKPLSMAVIKQAVLDYFRVKDTKDLRKSSEFKLSTESMNLNFRQKESWETLYREFVDILPEEKGEEGVNCINGINIFKYFRPWLVFGLNPKTATEKDIKSAYRELSKKYHPDNLETGNGEIFDRINIMYQSILPKTFQI; from the coding sequence ATGTTAAACGAAACTATTTATCAAGAAATTGATCGCATCTCTCAAGAAAAAGGAATCGAAAGTTCTCTTTTAAAAGAGTTTGCTAACTTTGTTATTCTCAATCAAAAAACAAAAAGTAAAAATATAACTAAAACAAAAAGGAAAAAACCCTTATCTATGGCAGTGATAAAACAAGCTGTTTTAGATTATTTTCGAGTAAAAGATACCAAAGATTTACGCAAATCCTCTGAGTTTAAATTATCCACAGAAAGCATGAATTTAAACTTTCGTCAAAAGGAATCATGGGAAACTCTCTATCGGGAATTTGTCGATATTTTGCCTGAAGAAAAAGGAGAAGAAGGAGTTAACTGTATTAATGGTATTAATATTTTCAAGTATTTTCGCCCTTGGCTAGTATTTGGGCTTAATCCTAAAACTGCAACGGAAAAAGATATTAAATCCGCTTATAGAGAATTATCGAAAAAATATCATCCGGATAACTTAGAAACAGGAAATGGCGAAATTTTTGATCGCATCAATATTATGTATCAGTCAATTTTACCTAAAACATTTCAGATTTAA
- a CDS encoding type II toxin-antitoxin system Phd/YefM family antitoxin encodes MEKLLINNNQEDLIELIKSVNEENKIYELEGVNASAVLISQKDYESLQETIELLSISGLRESLQRSLEQISNNETYSLDDVLGDID; translated from the coding sequence ATGGAAAAATTGCTCATCAATAATAATCAAGAAGATTTAATCGAATTAATCAAATCAGTCAACGAAGAAAATAAAATCTATGAATTAGAAGGGGTTAATGCTTCTGCGGTGTTAATCTCTCAAAAAGATTATGAAAGTTTACAAGAAACGATCGAGCTATTATCAATTTCAGGACTAAGAGAAAGTTTACAACGTTCCCTTGAACAAATATCAAATAATGAAACTTACTCTTTAGATGATGTATTGGGAGATATTGATTGA
- a CDS encoding type II toxin-antitoxin system mRNA interferase toxin, RelE/StbE family, giving the protein MVYQIRFTKEAKKDVAQLTQKQKEKLKKIIQEIISISPYGGKKLLGDLSGFYSIRLSYKDRILYTIDEPQKLIYIHRAKTHYGD; this is encoded by the coding sequence ATGGTTTATCAAATAAGATTTACCAAAGAAGCCAAAAAAGATGTAGCTCAACTTACCCAAAAACAGAAAGAAAAACTCAAAAAAATTATTCAAGAAATAATAAGTATTAGTCCTTATGGTGGTAAAAAACTGCTCGGAGATTTGAGTGGATTCTACTCTATCCGTTTAAGTTATAAAGACAGAATTCTTTATACTATTGATGAGCCTCAAAAACTAATATATATTCATCGTGCAAAAACTCATTATGGAGATTAA
- a CDS encoding nucleotidyltransferase domain-containing protein has product MIIKPILSQLYDYLKSTYHNNLKQVILFGSEARGDAILESDIDILIVLETPFNYYQEVQKIGEFISNLCLEYDRLISCCFTTEEQLKNENNAFYRNIKKEGIKL; this is encoded by the coding sequence ATGATAATTAAACCAATTTTATCTCAATTATATGATTATTTAAAATCAACTTATCACAATAATTTAAAACAGGTAATACTATTTGGTTCAGAAGCCAGAGGAGATGCCATCTTAGAATCGGATATTGATATTTTAATAGTCTTAGAGACACCATTTAATTATTATCAAGAAGTACAGAAAATAGGTGAATTTATTAGTAATCTCTGTTTAGAGTACGATCGTTTAATTAGCTGTTGTTTTACGACTGAAGAACAATTAAAAAATGAAAATAATGCTTTTTATCGAAATATAAAAAAAGAGGGTATTAAACTATGA
- a CDS encoding HEPN domain-containing protein → MNNTQHKFLEKARKSLEVAKQINENGYPEFAVSRAYYTMFYIASAFLEGDNLTYGKHSAIIGAFGKYFAK, encoded by the coding sequence ATGAATAATACTCAACACAAATTTTTAGAGAAAGCAAGAAAAAGTTTAGAAGTAGCCAAACAAATTAATGAGAATGGCTATCCTGAATTTGCCGTTTCTAGGGCTTATTATACTATGTTTTATATAGCTTCAGCTTTTTTAGAAGGCGACAATCTCACCTATGGCAAACATTCAGCAATTATCGGAGCATTTGGAAAGTATTTTGCAAAATAA
- a CDS encoding type II toxin-antitoxin system RelE/ParE family toxin, protein MNENESKPLIWFKGEVKTPPFSSKARLEVGFLLRKLQGGEPLSMPISRPMPTIGSNCHELRINDEKKTWRIIYFIDDEAIVILDIFDKTTNKTPKKVIEICQKRLRQYQYI, encoded by the coding sequence ATGAATGAAAATGAAAGTAAACCCCTTATATGGTTCAAAGGAGAAGTCAAAACCCCACCTTTTTCGAGCAAAGCAAGACTAGAGGTAGGATTTTTATTAAGAAAATTACAGGGAGGTGAACCCCTCTCAATGCCCATTTCTCGCCCAATGCCCACCATTGGTTCAAATTGTCATGAATTACGCATTAATGACGAGAAAAAAACTTGGCGAATTATTTATTTTATTGATGATGAAGCTATTGTTATTTTAGATATTTTTGATAAAACAACCAATAAAACCCCTAAAAAAGTTATAGAAATTTGTCAAAAAAGATTAAGACAGTATCAATATATTTAA
- a CDS encoding helix-turn-helix domain-containing protein has protein sequence MNKTKIERLKAQGWEIGNTSDFLSLSREEMAFIDLKIALSKRLKELRLSQNISQESLAKKIKSSQSRIAKMEACDNSVSIDLILKTIFSLGGTNKDIMETIQSLSN, from the coding sequence ATGAATAAAACTAAAATTGAAAGACTAAAAGCCCAAGGATGGGAAATAGGAAATACCTCCGATTTTCTAAGTTTAAGTCGAGAAGAAATGGCATTTATTGATTTAAAAATAGCTTTAAGTAAACGATTAAAGGAATTAAGATTATCTCAAAATATTTCTCAGGAATCCTTAGCAAAAAAAATCAAATCTTCTCAATCAAGAATAGCTAAAATGGAGGCTTGTGATAATTCCGTTTCTATTGATTTAATTCTCAAAACTATTTTTTCTTTAGGAGGGACTAATAAAGATATTATGGAGACAATACAATCATTAAGTAATTAA
- the rlmD gene encoding 23S rRNA (uracil(1939)-C(5))-methyltransferase RlmD, which yields MQQGELFTLDIEDVSSEGNGIGKVNQQVVFVPNTVTGDRISSRIIRVKKKHAEGKIETILENSQYRIRPRCIVADKCGGCQWQHIDYEYQLKVKQNQVKETLTRIGGFTDFTLEKIFSDDDLGYRNKVNYPLGVSETGTIKAGYYQQNSHQIVNINQCPIQDDRLNPLLKEIKEDLQKLQIPVYDEKTKKGALRHLCFRIGKNTGEILLTLVSAQVSNEVIEKQAQKWLQRYPNLVGVCLNHNPKSTNVIFGKDTDLLAGRLYLNEIFAGLTFHLRPETFFQVNTTVAEALFNQVLEQLNPQGHETVIDLYCGIGTFTLPIARKVKQVIGIESHNISIEQANRNAEVNEIKNAKFILGQTEVILPEMDDNPDIVILDPPRKGCQPQVIETLLTLKPEKIVYISCHPATLARDLKMLCENGDYLLTFVQPADFFPQTPHVETAVILQRRKE from the coding sequence ATACAACAGGGCGAATTATTTACTCTCGACATCGAAGACGTTAGCAGTGAAGGCAATGGTATCGGGAAAGTTAATCAACAAGTGGTATTTGTGCCGAATACCGTCACGGGCGATCGAATTTCGAGTCGTATTATTAGGGTAAAGAAAAAACACGCAGAAGGAAAAATAGAGACAATACTAGAAAATTCTCAGTATCGTATTCGTCCTCGCTGTATTGTTGCTGATAAGTGCGGAGGTTGTCAATGGCAACACATCGATTATGAATATCAACTCAAAGTCAAACAAAATCAAGTCAAAGAAACCTTAACCCGTATCGGAGGCTTTACAGACTTTACCCTAGAAAAAATATTTTCTGATGATGATTTAGGTTATCGTAACAAAGTTAATTATCCTTTAGGAGTATCAGAAACAGGCACAATTAAAGCAGGATACTATCAGCAAAATAGTCATCAGATTGTTAATATTAACCAGTGTCCCATACAAGACGATCGACTTAATCCCCTGCTCAAAGAAATTAAAGAAGATTTACAAAAGTTACAAATCCCCGTTTATGATGAAAAAACCAAAAAAGGTGCATTGCGACATCTTTGTTTTCGCATCGGTAAAAACACGGGGGAAATTTTATTAACCCTCGTAAGTGCGCAAGTTAGTAACGAAGTTATCGAAAAACAAGCTCAAAAATGGTTACAACGTTATCCTAATTTAGTGGGAGTCTGCTTAAACCATAACCCCAAATCCACTAACGTTATTTTTGGTAAAGATACGGATTTGTTAGCAGGAAGACTTTATCTTAACGAAATTTTTGCAGGTTTAACCTTTCATTTGCGCCCCGAAACCTTCTTTCAAGTTAATACCACCGTGGCAGAAGCCTTATTTAATCAGGTTTTAGAACAATTAAACCCACAAGGGCATGAAACAGTAATCGATCTTTATTGTGGAATTGGTACATTTACACTACCGATCGCCCGAAAGGTGAAACAAGTCATCGGTATTGAATCTCATAACATTTCGATCGAACAAGCAAACCGTAACGCAGAAGTCAACGAGATTAAGAATGCTAAATTTATTTTAGGACAAACGGAGGTAATTTTACCAGAAATGGACGACAACCCCGATATAGTTATTCTCGATCCTCCCCGTAAAGGTTGTCAACCCCAAGTCATCGAAACATTACTAACCTTAAAACCAGAGAAAATAGTTTATATCAGTTGTCATCCCGCCACCCTCGCAAGGGATTTAAAAATGCTGTGTGAAAACGGTGATTATCTACTAACTTTTGTACAACCTGCGGACTTTTTCCCCCAAACTCCCCATGTAGAAACCGCCGTGATTCTGCAAAGAAGAAAAGAATAG
- the gap gene encoding type I glyceraldehyde-3-phosphate dehydrogenase, with protein sequence MSKIKIGINGFGRIGRLVFRAGLENPDIEFVGINDLVPPENIAYLLKYDSTHGKFKGTVESTEEGIIVNGKLIPCVSVRNPEELPWGDLGADYVVEATGLFTDLEGAGKHLKAGAKKVVISAPTKEPAKVPTLLMGVNHTTYNPETDHVVSNASCTTNCLAPIAKVIDDNFGLVEGLMTTIHAMTATQPTVDGPSKKDLRGGRSATQNIIPASTGAAKAVALVLPQLKGKLTGMAFRVPTPDVSAVDLTFKTEKATTYKAICEAMKEASEGELKGILGYTEEAVVSSDFITDPRSSIFDADAGMELNSNFFKVISWYDNEWGYSNRMIDLILFMANNK encoded by the coding sequence ATGTCTAAAATCAAAATTGGGATTAACGGTTTCGGTAGAATCGGCAGACTGGTTTTTCGTGCTGGTTTAGAGAATCCCGACATCGAATTTGTGGGAATCAATGATTTAGTGCCACCAGAAAATATTGCCTATCTCCTCAAATACGACTCTACCCACGGGAAATTCAAAGGTACAGTAGAAAGCACCGAAGAAGGTATCATTGTTAACGGTAAACTCATTCCCTGTGTTTCTGTGCGCAATCCTGAAGAATTGCCTTGGGGAGATTTAGGTGCTGACTATGTAGTAGAAGCAACGGGATTATTTACCGACTTAGAAGGTGCTGGAAAACATTTAAAAGCTGGGGCGAAAAAAGTTGTGATCTCAGCCCCTACAAAAGAACCTGCTAAAGTTCCCACTTTACTTATGGGAGTAAATCATACCACTTACAACCCAGAAACAGATCATGTGGTTTCTAATGCTAGTTGTACTACTAATTGTTTAGCTCCGATCGCAAAAGTAATCGATGATAATTTTGGTTTAGTGGAAGGGTTAATGACGACAATCCATGCTATGACTGCGACACAGCCTACGGTTGATGGACCTAGTAAAAAAGACCTTAGGGGAGGACGTAGTGCAACACAAAATATTATTCCTGCTTCCACAGGGGCGGCAAAAGCCGTAGCATTAGTGTTACCTCAACTCAAAGGAAAGTTAACGGGGATGGCGTTTAGAGTGCCAACTCCCGATGTTTCGGCAGTGGATTTAACCTTTAAAACGGAAAAGGCTACTACTTATAAAGCTATTTGTGAAGCGATGAAAGAAGCATCGGAAGGGGAGTTGAAGGGAATTTTAGGCTATACAGAAGAAGCGGTGGTGTCTTCGGATTTTATTACTGACCCTCGATCGAGTATATTTGATGCTGATGCTGGTATGGAGTTAAACTCTAACTTTTTTAAGGTAATTTCTTGGTACGATAACGAATGGGGTTATTCTAATCGTATGATTGATTTAATCTTATTTATGGCGAACAACAAATAG
- a CDS encoding DNA phosphorothioation-associated putative methyltransferase, which yields MVNNFIEICGIAKESKIGKHLPNNLYVHISALIFLDNILQEYEKSARELINNSDFDLVKFNLEEPKISYLFYPDFDSNPHPPLKKSIIANLIEKSAKIIDYSNSNNPPILHRKETFINTNYLLYDKFKHLTFIEEKLGLLDNARYIGTQKEWQQLLNDHSLTFIDHNLVCDLHNNPQEFIKIDRHKAAIHRNRLSRPVNLALEAELFSEQTTFFDYGCGRGLDVQIMAEKGYQSDGWDLFYQPNNPLKKADIVNLGYIINVIENVTERREALLKAWALTQEVLIVAAQVLIDDRQKGFMVYGDGIVTERNTFQKYYDQEELKIYIENVLNEEAIPAGLGIYFVFRDKEKANNFRASRFHSRVRTPRVLQPLKKFADYQELLTPLMNFYTERGRLPQKNELIQESQIKAEFRTFRQAFKVILQVTNESEWDAIADRRRQDILLYLALSHFTTRPTIRQLSPVLKADIKELFGNYQAACFLADEMLITLRNLNIMKQICQELKVGKVFEKSYLVHLDMLDSLPTLLRLYEGCASRTIGRMEEGNLIRFYFNIPRISYLYVPDFETKKEPKLKTTMSIDLQDLRVQYRNYSHEQNAPIIKDKHLLKIVEID from the coding sequence ATGGTTAATAATTTTATAGAAATATGTGGTATAGCCAAGGAAAGTAAAATAGGAAAGCATCTTCCTAATAATCTTTATGTGCATATTTCCGCCCTAATTTTTTTAGATAATATTCTTCAAGAATATGAAAAAAGTGCTAGAGAATTAATAAATAACTCTGATTTTGATTTAGTAAAATTTAACCTAGAAGAGCCGAAAATATCTTATCTGTTTTATCCTGATTTTGACTCTAATCCTCATCCACCCCTCAAAAAAAGTATTATTGCAAATCTGATTGAAAAAAGCGCTAAAATTATCGACTATAGTAACTCAAATAATCCCCCTATTCTTCATCGCAAAGAAACTTTTATTAATACTAATTATCTTCTTTATGATAAGTTTAAACATTTAACTTTTATTGAGGAAAAGTTAGGTTTATTAGATAATGCTCGTTATATCGGTACTCAAAAAGAATGGCAACAGTTATTAAATGATCATTCTCTGACTTTTATTGATCATAATTTAGTTTGTGATTTACACAATAACCCTCAAGAATTTATTAAAATCGATCGACACAAAGCCGCAATTCATCGTAATAGACTTTCTCGCCCTGTTAATTTAGCCTTAGAAGCAGAGTTATTTTCTGAGCAAACTACATTTTTTGATTATGGATGTGGGCGTGGTTTAGATGTACAAATAATGGCAGAAAAAGGTTATCAAAGTGATGGTTGGGATTTATTTTATCAACCGAATAACCCTTTAAAAAAAGCAGATATTGTTAACTTAGGTTATATCATTAATGTTATTGAAAATGTGACGGAAAGACGAGAAGCATTATTAAAAGCATGGGCATTAACTCAAGAAGTTTTAATCGTGGCGGCACAGGTTTTAATTGACGATCGACAAAAAGGATTTATGGTATATGGTGATGGTATCGTTACCGAAAGAAATACTTTTCAAAAATATTATGATCAAGAGGAGTTAAAAATATATATTGAAAATGTCTTAAATGAGGAAGCTATCCCCGCTGGTTTAGGAATTTATTTTGTGTTTCGAGACAAGGAAAAAGCGAACAATTTTCGAGCATCCCGTTTTCATTCTAGGGTGAGGACTCCTAGAGTTTTACAACCCCTTAAAAAGTTTGCTGATTACCAAGAATTATTAACTCCTTTGATGAATTTTTATACAGAAAGAGGAAGACTACCTCAAAAAAATGAGTTAATTCAAGAAAGCCAAATTAAAGCAGAATTTAGAACATTTAGACAGGCTTTTAAAGTGATTTTACAGGTAACAAATGAGTCAGAATGGGATGCTATTGCCGATCGACGCAGACAAGATATATTATTATATTTAGCCCTAAGTCACTTTACGACACGACCAACAATTCGTCAATTATCTCCTGTGTTAAAAGCAGATATAAAAGAGTTATTTGGTAACTATCAAGCTGCTTGTTTTTTAGCGGATGAAATGTTAATTACCCTGAGAAACCTTAACATAATGAAGCAAATTTGTCAAGAGTTAAAAGTAGGAAAAGTGTTTGAAAAAAGTTATTTAGTACATCTTGATATGTTAGATTCTTTGCCCACTTTACTAAGATTATATGAAGGTTGTGCCAGTCGTACGATCGGACGTATGGAAGAAGGGAATTTAATCAGATTTTACTTTAATATTCCCCGTATTAGTTATTTATATGTTCCTGATTTTGAGACGAAAAAAGAACCAAAATTAAAAACAACAATGTCGATCGATCTCCAAGATTTAAGGGTACAATATCGTAATTATTCCCATGAACAAAATGCTCCAATTATTAAAGATAAACACCTTTTAAAAATAGTAGAAATTGATTAA